Proteins from one Ranitomeya variabilis isolate aRanVar5 chromosome 1, aRanVar5.hap1, whole genome shotgun sequence genomic window:
- the POGZ gene encoding pogo transposable element with ZNF domain isoform X3 — MDTDLFMECEEEELEPWQKISDVIEDSVVEDYSYLDKANTVSINLQPATVSLPVVHQTLGSQYTTASTVTNAISQNTDPTKKTVVTLITNNSGTTPIVQQSPQPLILTQNAAPSLGTMVTQPVLRPMQVMQNANHATTNSMAAQPIFITAQGFPVRNVRPIQNTVNAMNQVGIVLNVQQGQTVRPITIVPAAGTQFMKPAVGVPQVFSQVTQVRPATTVPVRPATNTFTTVIPATLTIRSTVPQSQNQVNKPICSTSTTSAPSQQPLRQITVQQPTQALAISQNQNNPNPKLVNISSLVTVKRPGETTDVVKFVNAVSGSQTTTQNSTQLILSSTICNNGTSPNVGTLQRGVQLESLGLKAAPAGAQMENPDSSRKYCPRCQTPFRVLEALRGHMCYCCPDLVDFSKKGKSDSELPNQPSPEKSASAPSSTEPPAVKSQETPADDALQGKLIMLVDDFYYGRDVGQTYQMQGLPKVATTFRCMHCSKRLKNNIRFMNHMRHHVELDQQNGEVDGHTTCQHCYRQFSTPFQLQCHLENVHSSYESTTKCKICEWAFDSEPLFLQHMKDTHKPGEMPYVCQVCSYRSSIYAEVDTHFRLNHEDTRHLLCVYCLKVFKNGNAFQQHFMRHQKSVYHCNKCRLQFLFAKDKIEHKLQHHKTFRKPRQLEGLKPGTKVTIRASRAPSRALPLSSDTPTFPLPDMIPSTLVPPAEPMENEDYTQRLTIGKQSCLECSFDISDFHNHFPTYVHCSLCRYGTCCSRAYANHMINNHVPRKSPKYQSLFKSCLPSDAMVLTCSSCPFVTRIGDAMAKHLAFNPSHGHASVVCTSSTSPDISWVLGPREELNDRTSPQLLKEGEVKDDQEWKLSPVSDTPSPQEKEQRIDLDELEDGEVEDSEAGIGEESQEQLSVKKLRVVLYALCCGIQQAAEHFYDSPRHICRWLQRFQAEIQDNVTEGKYLCTKAEEKLAEWVLTQREQQQPVNEETLFQKATKIGRSLEGGFKTTYEWAVRFMLRHNLSTHDKVAVANRLPNEMEDNAQTFIGFVQRQILSQDLPLSMIAAVDEISLFLDHDLLHSKERKESALQTVGTGEPWCDILLTILADGSLLPTLVCCRGVFKSAEHVPKCIRLETREDRFTDDEIMELWSSIVWQKHVDGPNNKGMAVLDCYRSHLSDGVLALLSSTCTLPAIVPAGCSVKIQPLYVCIRRAVTNFLHKKWQEQARGMAEGSCSLEMLLQLVVRWLTEVLNVITEHPELVQQSFLVASVLPGTDGTANTSKRNAEMQEELIDLLEEQLQLNLDEQDDSDTPAKEYTDLEILHQLFEGDSDPESFYGFDDADL; from the exons ATGGACACGGACCTGTTCAtggagtgtgaggaggaggagctgGAGCCGTGGCAGAAGATCAGCGACGTGATTGAGGACTCTGTGGTGGAAGACTACAGCTACCTGGATAAAGCCAACACCG TGTCAATCAACCTTCAGCCGGCCACCGTGTCCCTGCCTGTGGTGCATCAAACCCTGGGCAGTCAGTATACAACCGCCAGCACGGTTACCAACGCCATCAGCCAGAATACTGACCCCACAAAGAAAACCGTAGTCACACTGATCACAAATAATAGCG GCACCACACCGATCGTACAGCAGAGCCCTCAGCCGCTAATACTTACCCAGAACGCAGCCCCAAGCCTAGGCACCATGGTTACTCAGCCTGTGCTTCGTCCCATGCAAGTAATGCAGAACGCCAACCATGCCACTACCAACTCCATGGCAGCTCAGCCCATCTTCATAACGGCACAG GGCTTTCCTGTACGAAACGTCAGGCCGATCCAAAATACAGTGAATGCAATGAATCAGGTGGGCATTGTGCTGAATGTTCAGCAAGGCCAGACGGTCCGGCCAATCACCATTGTGCCAG CAGCAGGCACACAGTTCATGAAGCCAGCAGTAGGCGTTCCACAAGTGTTTTCTCAGGTGACACAGGTCCGGCCGGCGACCACTGTCCCCGTGCGTCCTGCCACAAACACCTTCACCACTGTCATCCCTGCTACCCTGACCATACGCAGCACGGTGCCACAGTCGCAGAACCAGGTGAACAAACCCATCTGCAGCACCTCCACCACATCTGCTCCCAGCCAGCAGCCTCTCCGACAAATCACTGTGCAGCAGCCGACCCAGGCTCTGGCCATCTCCCAGAACCAGAACAATCCCAACCCTAAGCTGG TGAATATTTCAAGCTTGGTGACTGTGAAGAGACCTGGAGAAACCACGGATGTGGTGAAGTTTGTGAACGCAGTGAGCGGTAGCCAGACCACCACTCAGAACTCAACGCAGCTCATCCTCTCCAGTACCATTTGCAACAATGGCACGAGCCCAAATGTGGGCACGTTACAGAGGGGCGTTCAGTTGGAGTCTCTTGGACTGAAAG CTGCACCTGCCGGAGCCCAGATGGAGAACCCCGACTCTTCCAGGAAGTACTGCCCGAGGTGTCAGACGCCATTCAGGGTGTTGGAAGCTCTTCGGGGCCACATGTGT TACTGCTGTCCTGATCTTGTGGACTTCTCGAAAAAAGGGAAGTCTGACTCTGAACTGCCCAACCAGCCCAGTCCAGAGAAGTCTGCCAGTGCACCCAGTAGCACAGAGCCCCCAGCTGTCAAGTCCCAGGAGACCCCAGCAGATGATGCCTTGCAGGGCAAGCTCATCATGCTGGTAGATGACTTCTATTATGGCAGAGATGTTGGTCAAACCTACCAGATGCAAGGGCTTCCTAAAGTGGCCACCACCTTCCGCTGTATGCACTGCTCCAAGCGGCTGAAGAATAATATCAG GTTCATGAATCACATGAGGCACCACGTGGAGCTGGACCAACAGAATGGCGAGGTGGATGGGCACACCACGTGCCAGCACTGCTACAGACAGTTCTCCACCCCATTCCAGTTACAGTGTCACCTGGAAAACGTGCACAGTTCCTATGAGTCCACTA CAAAATGTAAGATTTGTGAGTGGGCATTTGACAGCGAACCGCTCTTCCTGCAACATATGAAAGACACTCACAAGCCCGGGGAGATGCCGTACGTGTGCCAG GTTTGTTCTTACCGCTCCTCAATCTACGCAGAGGTGGATACTCATTTCCGGCTGAATCACGAGGACACGCGGCACTTGCTCTGCGTCTATTGTCTGAAGGTATTTAAAAATGGCaacgccttccagcagcacttcatGCGGCACCAG AAGAGCGTCTACCATTGCAATAAATGCCGGCTACAGTTTCTTTTTGCAAAAGACAAGATCGAACACAAGTTACAGCACCACAAAACCTTCCGCAAACCTCGTCAGCTGGAGGGTCTGAAGCCGGGCACAAAG GTAACCATCCGAGCCTCGCGAGCACCTTCACGGGCACTTCCATTGTCCTCGGATACCCCCACATTTCCTCTTCCGGACATGATCCCCAGCACTCTCGTTCCACCAGCTGAACCAATGGAAAATGAAGACTACACACAACG GCTCACCATAGGAAAGCAGTCGTGCCTGGAGTGCAGCTTTGACATCTCTGATTTCCACAATCACTTCCCCACTTACGTGCACTGTTCTCTTTGCCGCTATGGCACCTGCTGCTCCCGAGCCTACGCCAATCACATGATCAA CAATCACGTCCCACGGAAGAGTCCAAAGTACCAGTCACTATTCAAGAGCTGCTTGCCCAG TGATGCGATGGTGCTAACCTGCTCCTCCTGCCCTTTTGTCACGAGGATTGGTGATGCCATGGCAAAACATCTGGCTTTCAACCCATCTCACGGCCATGCTTCTGTAGTGTGCACAA GTTCTACTTCTCCAGACATTTCATG GGTCTTGGGACCCCGGGAGGAGTTAAATGACAGGACCAGTCCACAGTTATTAAAGGAAGGTGAAGTAAAGGATGACCAGGAATGGAAATTATCGCCTGTGTCCGACACCCCCAGCCCTCAAGAGAAGGAGCAGAGAATAGATTTGGATGAGCTGGAGGACGGGGAGGTGGAGGACAGTGAGGCTGGCATAGGTGAGGAGAGCCAGGAGCAGCTCAGTGTGAAGAAGCTTCGCGTGGTGCTGTACGCCTTGTGCTGTGGCATACAACAGGCGGCCGAACACTTCTATGACTCTCCAAGACACATCTGCCGCTGGCTGCAGAGGTTCCAGGCTGAGATTCAGGACAACGTGACCGAAGGCAAATATCTGTGCACCAAGGCAGAGGAGAAGCTGGCGGAGTGGGTGCTGACCCAAAGAGAGCAGCAACAGCCCGTCAACGAAGAGACTCTTTTCCAGAAGGCCACCAAAATTGGCCGTTCCCTGGAAGGAGGTTTCAAGACCACCTACGAATGGGCGGTGAGGTTCATGCTTCGGCACAATCTGAGTACGCACGATAAAGTTGCAGTGGCCAACCGGCTGCCAAACGAGATGGAAGACAACGCCCAAACATTCATTGGGTTTGTGCAGCGGCAGATACTCAGCCAAGATCTCCCGCTCTCCATGATTGCGGCTGTTGATGAGATTTCACTTTTCCTCGACCATGACCTCCTACATAGCAAGGAGCGGAAAGAGAGTGCGCTGCAGACTGTGGGCACAGGTGAGCCATGGTGTGACATCCTGCTGACCATATTGGCTGATGGAAGCCTCTTGCCGACACTGGTGTGTTGTCGCGGTGTCTTCAAGAGTGCAGAACACGTCCCCAAGTGTATCAGGCTAGAAACTAGAGAAGACAGATTTACTGACGATGAAATCATGGAGCTCTGGTCGTCGATTGTGTGGCAGAAACATGTGGATGGGCCAAACAACAAAGGCATGGCGGTATTGGACTGTTACCGATCCCACCTGTCAGATGGGGTCCTGGCGCTGCTCAGCTCCACCTGCACGCTGCCAGCCATCGTCCCTGCCGGCTGCAGTGTAAAGATACAACCTCTGTACGTGTGTATCCGGAGGGCAGTCACCAACTTCCTGCACAAGAAATGGCAGGAGCAGGCCCGAGGCATGGCAGAGGGAAGCTGCAGCTTGGAAATGCTGCTTCAGCTGGTGGTCCGCTGGCTGACTGAGGTCCTAAATGTAATAACTGAGCACCCAGAACTGGTCCAGCAATCCTTCCTGGTGGCTAGTGTCCTGCCGGGAACTGATGGCACTGCCAACACCAGCAAGCGTAATGCCGAGATGCAAGAAGAGCTGATCGACCTACTGGAAGAACAGCTGCAACTCAATCTCGACGAGCAGGATGACAGCGACACCCCTGCCAAGGAGTACACTGACCTAGAGATCCTGCACCAGCTCTTCGAGGGAGATAGTGACCCCGAATCCTTCTATGGCTTTGATGATGCTGATCTATAG
- the POGZ gene encoding pogo transposable element with ZNF domain isoform X1 yields the protein MDTDLFMECEEEELEPWQKISDVIEDSVVEDYSYLDKANTVSINLQPATVSLPVVHQTLGSQYTTASTVTNAISQNTDPTKKTVVTLITNNSGTTPIVQQSPQPLILTQNAAPSLGTMVTQPVLRPMQVMQNANHATTNSMAAQPIFITAQGFPVRNVRPIQNTVNAMNQVGIVLNVQQGQTVRPITIVPAAGTQFMKPAVGVPQVFSQVTQVRPATTVPVRPATNTFTTVIPATLTIRSTVPQSQNQVNKPICSTSTTSAPSQQPLRQITVQQPTQALAISQNQNNPNPKLVNISSLVTVKRPGETTDVVKFVNAVSGSQTTTQNSTQLILSSTICNNGTSPNVGTLQRGVQLESLGLKAAAPAGAQMENPDSSRKYCPRCQTPFRVLEALRGHMCYCCPDLVDFSKKGKSDSELPNQPSPEKSASAPSSTEPPAVKSQETPADDALQGKLIMLVDDFYYGRDVGQTYQMQGLPKVATTFRCMHCSKRLKNNIRFMNHMRHHVELDQQNGEVDGHTTCQHCYRQFSTPFQLQCHLENVHSSYESTTKCKICEWAFDSEPLFLQHMKDTHKPGEMPYVCQVCSYRSSIYAEVDTHFRLNHEDTRHLLCVYCLKVFKNGNAFQQHFMRHQKSVYHCNKCRLQFLFAKDKIEHKLQHHKTFRKPRQLEGLKPGTKVTIRASRAPSRALPLSSDTPTFPLPDMIPSTLVPPAEPMENEDYTQRLTIGKQSCLECSFDISDFHNHFPTYVHCSLCRYGTCCSRAYANHMINNHVPRKSPKYQSLFKSCLPSDAMVLTCSSCPFVTRIGDAMAKHLAFNPSHGHASVVCTSSTSPDISWVLGPREELNDRTSPQLLKEGEVKDDQEWKLSPVSDTPSPQEKEQRIDLDELEDGEVEDSEAGIGEESQEQLSVKKLRVVLYALCCGIQQAAEHFYDSPRHICRWLQRFQAEIQDNVTEGKYLCTKAEEKLAEWVLTQREQQQPVNEETLFQKATKIGRSLEGGFKTTYEWAVRFMLRHNLSTHDKVAVANRLPNEMEDNAQTFIGFVQRQILSQDLPLSMIAAVDEISLFLDHDLLHSKERKESALQTVGTGEPWCDILLTILADGSLLPTLVCCRGVFKSAEHVPKCIRLETREDRFTDDEIMELWSSIVWQKHVDGPNNKGMAVLDCYRSHLSDGVLALLSSTCTLPAIVPAGCSVKIQPLYVCIRRAVTNFLHKKWQEQARGMAEGSCSLEMLLQLVVRWLTEVLNVITEHPELVQQSFLVASVLPGTDGTANTSKRNAEMQEELIDLLEEQLQLNLDEQDDSDTPAKEYTDLEILHQLFEGDSDPESFYGFDDADL from the exons ATGGACACGGACCTGTTCAtggagtgtgaggaggaggagctgGAGCCGTGGCAGAAGATCAGCGACGTGATTGAGGACTCTGTGGTGGAAGACTACAGCTACCTGGATAAAGCCAACACCG TGTCAATCAACCTTCAGCCGGCCACCGTGTCCCTGCCTGTGGTGCATCAAACCCTGGGCAGTCAGTATACAACCGCCAGCACGGTTACCAACGCCATCAGCCAGAATACTGACCCCACAAAGAAAACCGTAGTCACACTGATCACAAATAATAGCG GCACCACACCGATCGTACAGCAGAGCCCTCAGCCGCTAATACTTACCCAGAACGCAGCCCCAAGCCTAGGCACCATGGTTACTCAGCCTGTGCTTCGTCCCATGCAAGTAATGCAGAACGCCAACCATGCCACTACCAACTCCATGGCAGCTCAGCCCATCTTCATAACGGCACAG GGCTTTCCTGTACGAAACGTCAGGCCGATCCAAAATACAGTGAATGCAATGAATCAGGTGGGCATTGTGCTGAATGTTCAGCAAGGCCAGACGGTCCGGCCAATCACCATTGTGCCAG CAGCAGGCACACAGTTCATGAAGCCAGCAGTAGGCGTTCCACAAGTGTTTTCTCAGGTGACACAGGTCCGGCCGGCGACCACTGTCCCCGTGCGTCCTGCCACAAACACCTTCACCACTGTCATCCCTGCTACCCTGACCATACGCAGCACGGTGCCACAGTCGCAGAACCAGGTGAACAAACCCATCTGCAGCACCTCCACCACATCTGCTCCCAGCCAGCAGCCTCTCCGACAAATCACTGTGCAGCAGCCGACCCAGGCTCTGGCCATCTCCCAGAACCAGAACAATCCCAACCCTAAGCTGG TGAATATTTCAAGCTTGGTGACTGTGAAGAGACCTGGAGAAACCACGGATGTGGTGAAGTTTGTGAACGCAGTGAGCGGTAGCCAGACCACCACTCAGAACTCAACGCAGCTCATCCTCTCCAGTACCATTTGCAACAATGGCACGAGCCCAAATGTGGGCACGTTACAGAGGGGCGTTCAGTTGGAGTCTCTTGGACTGAAAG CAGCTGCACCTGCCGGAGCCCAGATGGAGAACCCCGACTCTTCCAGGAAGTACTGCCCGAGGTGTCAGACGCCATTCAGGGTGTTGGAAGCTCTTCGGGGCCACATGTGT TACTGCTGTCCTGATCTTGTGGACTTCTCGAAAAAAGGGAAGTCTGACTCTGAACTGCCCAACCAGCCCAGTCCAGAGAAGTCTGCCAGTGCACCCAGTAGCACAGAGCCCCCAGCTGTCAAGTCCCAGGAGACCCCAGCAGATGATGCCTTGCAGGGCAAGCTCATCATGCTGGTAGATGACTTCTATTATGGCAGAGATGTTGGTCAAACCTACCAGATGCAAGGGCTTCCTAAAGTGGCCACCACCTTCCGCTGTATGCACTGCTCCAAGCGGCTGAAGAATAATATCAG GTTCATGAATCACATGAGGCACCACGTGGAGCTGGACCAACAGAATGGCGAGGTGGATGGGCACACCACGTGCCAGCACTGCTACAGACAGTTCTCCACCCCATTCCAGTTACAGTGTCACCTGGAAAACGTGCACAGTTCCTATGAGTCCACTA CAAAATGTAAGATTTGTGAGTGGGCATTTGACAGCGAACCGCTCTTCCTGCAACATATGAAAGACACTCACAAGCCCGGGGAGATGCCGTACGTGTGCCAG GTTTGTTCTTACCGCTCCTCAATCTACGCAGAGGTGGATACTCATTTCCGGCTGAATCACGAGGACACGCGGCACTTGCTCTGCGTCTATTGTCTGAAGGTATTTAAAAATGGCaacgccttccagcagcacttcatGCGGCACCAG AAGAGCGTCTACCATTGCAATAAATGCCGGCTACAGTTTCTTTTTGCAAAAGACAAGATCGAACACAAGTTACAGCACCACAAAACCTTCCGCAAACCTCGTCAGCTGGAGGGTCTGAAGCCGGGCACAAAG GTAACCATCCGAGCCTCGCGAGCACCTTCACGGGCACTTCCATTGTCCTCGGATACCCCCACATTTCCTCTTCCGGACATGATCCCCAGCACTCTCGTTCCACCAGCTGAACCAATGGAAAATGAAGACTACACACAACG GCTCACCATAGGAAAGCAGTCGTGCCTGGAGTGCAGCTTTGACATCTCTGATTTCCACAATCACTTCCCCACTTACGTGCACTGTTCTCTTTGCCGCTATGGCACCTGCTGCTCCCGAGCCTACGCCAATCACATGATCAA CAATCACGTCCCACGGAAGAGTCCAAAGTACCAGTCACTATTCAAGAGCTGCTTGCCCAG TGATGCGATGGTGCTAACCTGCTCCTCCTGCCCTTTTGTCACGAGGATTGGTGATGCCATGGCAAAACATCTGGCTTTCAACCCATCTCACGGCCATGCTTCTGTAGTGTGCACAA GTTCTACTTCTCCAGACATTTCATG GGTCTTGGGACCCCGGGAGGAGTTAAATGACAGGACCAGTCCACAGTTATTAAAGGAAGGTGAAGTAAAGGATGACCAGGAATGGAAATTATCGCCTGTGTCCGACACCCCCAGCCCTCAAGAGAAGGAGCAGAGAATAGATTTGGATGAGCTGGAGGACGGGGAGGTGGAGGACAGTGAGGCTGGCATAGGTGAGGAGAGCCAGGAGCAGCTCAGTGTGAAGAAGCTTCGCGTGGTGCTGTACGCCTTGTGCTGTGGCATACAACAGGCGGCCGAACACTTCTATGACTCTCCAAGACACATCTGCCGCTGGCTGCAGAGGTTCCAGGCTGAGATTCAGGACAACGTGACCGAAGGCAAATATCTGTGCACCAAGGCAGAGGAGAAGCTGGCGGAGTGGGTGCTGACCCAAAGAGAGCAGCAACAGCCCGTCAACGAAGAGACTCTTTTCCAGAAGGCCACCAAAATTGGCCGTTCCCTGGAAGGAGGTTTCAAGACCACCTACGAATGGGCGGTGAGGTTCATGCTTCGGCACAATCTGAGTACGCACGATAAAGTTGCAGTGGCCAACCGGCTGCCAAACGAGATGGAAGACAACGCCCAAACATTCATTGGGTTTGTGCAGCGGCAGATACTCAGCCAAGATCTCCCGCTCTCCATGATTGCGGCTGTTGATGAGATTTCACTTTTCCTCGACCATGACCTCCTACATAGCAAGGAGCGGAAAGAGAGTGCGCTGCAGACTGTGGGCACAGGTGAGCCATGGTGTGACATCCTGCTGACCATATTGGCTGATGGAAGCCTCTTGCCGACACTGGTGTGTTGTCGCGGTGTCTTCAAGAGTGCAGAACACGTCCCCAAGTGTATCAGGCTAGAAACTAGAGAAGACAGATTTACTGACGATGAAATCATGGAGCTCTGGTCGTCGATTGTGTGGCAGAAACATGTGGATGGGCCAAACAACAAAGGCATGGCGGTATTGGACTGTTACCGATCCCACCTGTCAGATGGGGTCCTGGCGCTGCTCAGCTCCACCTGCACGCTGCCAGCCATCGTCCCTGCCGGCTGCAGTGTAAAGATACAACCTCTGTACGTGTGTATCCGGAGGGCAGTCACCAACTTCCTGCACAAGAAATGGCAGGAGCAGGCCCGAGGCATGGCAGAGGGAAGCTGCAGCTTGGAAATGCTGCTTCAGCTGGTGGTCCGCTGGCTGACTGAGGTCCTAAATGTAATAACTGAGCACCCAGAACTGGTCCAGCAATCCTTCCTGGTGGCTAGTGTCCTGCCGGGAACTGATGGCACTGCCAACACCAGCAAGCGTAATGCCGAGATGCAAGAAGAGCTGATCGACCTACTGGAAGAACAGCTGCAACTCAATCTCGACGAGCAGGATGACAGCGACACCCCTGCCAAGGAGTACACTGACCTAGAGATCCTGCACCAGCTCTTCGAGGGAGATAGTGACCCCGAATCCTTCTATGGCTTTGATGATGCTGATCTATAG